Below is a window of Halolamina sp. CBA1230 DNA.
CCCGCCCACGACGTGGTGAGCGACGGCGGCGCGGGCCGGAAACTGGCGGGCAACGCCCAGTACCGCCGGAAGGACGCGGTGATCCAGCACGGCTCGATAACCTACGACGCGCGGCCCGAGGATCACCTCGCGGTGTTCTCGGATCCCGAGGTGACCCCCGAGCAGTTCGCCGAGCGCGTGGCGGGGATCACCGACCTCGTGGATGCCAGCCGCGAGGAGACCGTCGACGCGTTCGAGACCGCGTTACAGGAGTGGGCCGACGCCGAGGAGGGGGAGTGGACCGACGAGGAGCTGGAACGCGGGCGGGAGATCGCGGCCGAGAAGTACGAACACGACGCGTGGGTTCGGGAGCGCGCGGCCGAGCGGTAGCCGGGCCACACCGTGCGGTCGCCGGACTGTTCCCCGGCTTCGAACCGCTTTTGCCGGTCGCTCGCGGACTCGAACCATGCTCAAGATCGGCGCGCACGTCTCCATCGCCGGGGGCGTCGACAACGCGGTCGAGCGACAGGTCGAGATCGACGGCAACTGCGGGCAGGTGTTCACCCACTCGCCGCAGGTCTGGGACCACGGCACCATCGAGGACGACGAGGCCGAACAGTTCCGCGAGGAGACCGAGGAGATGCTCGCGGGCCCGTGGGTGATCCACTCCTCCTACCTCGTGAACCTCTGTACGCCGAAGGAGGATCTCCGGGCGAAGAGCCGCGACTCGATGCAGCAGGAGGTCGACGCCGCCGACAAACTCGACATCGAGTACGTGAACGTCCATCTCGGCGCCCACACCGGCGCGGGCGTCGAGGGGGGCATCGAGAACGCCGCGAACGTGATCGACTCACTCGATGTCCCTGACGGCGTGACAGTGCTGGTCGAGAGCGACGCGGGCAGCGGCACCAAGCTCGGCGGCCAGTTCGAGCATCTCGCGACGGTGATCGACGAGACCGACGAGGAGATCGGCGTCTGTCTCGACACCGCCCACATGTTCGCTGCGGGGTACGACCTCTCCACCCCCGAAGCCGTCGACGAGACGGTCGCGGAGTTCGACGACGTGGTCGGCACCGAGTACCTCCACTGCATCCACCTCAACGACTCCAAGCACGAGTGTGGCACCAACAAGGACGAACACGCCCACATCGGCGACGGCTACATCGGCGACGACGGCATGCGCCGGATCGTGAACCATCCGCAGTGGCGCGACCAGCCGTTCGTGCTCGAGACGCCGACCGAGGACGGCCGGAGCTTCGCGTGGAACGTCGACCACGTTCGGGAGCTTCGCGACGAGGAGTAGGCCGCAGGCCGGGTGATCTGTCACCCCGTGAGTAACGCATATACGTCTCTACCGACTCCGTTCGCGCATGTCACGGAGGTGGCGATGACGGGCGCCCCAGTTTCGTTCTCGTTCTCGGACGGCGAGCTGACGGTCCGGGACGAGGCCGGCGGCGGCGAGATGACCCTCACCGTCGACGAGGGCGCCGCCCCGGCCCCTGCCACCGACGCGTGGTTCGACGTGCCGGTCGACGACGCGGTGGGTCTGGAGACGTCGTCGCTCGAGATCCACGGCGGCACCTCCGCCCAGATCCGCCGCCCCGACGGCGAACACTGCGGCGCGGTCAACGACGGCGAGTTCACGATCCGCGGCGAGGCGTACGTCGACGTCTCCGCCGTGCTCAAACTGCTGGTGTACGTCGGCGGCGAGATGACCGGCCGGCTGGTCGGCGACGGCGAGAACCCCGAGTCCCTGCTCGTGACCGCCGACGAGCCGACCCGGATCGTCGTCGGCGCGCGGTCTCCCCACGAGGACCCCATCGCGACGCTGTCGGTGACCGACGACCCCGAGGACCTGATGACGGCGGCGTCGTACCTCGGCTCGTCGATCAAGGAGTGGTCGGCCGAGCGCTCGTGGCCGACGCTGCGGGGCCACCCCCCGGCGATCGAACGCGGCGACGAGCTCCACGTTCCCGACGACCTCTCGCGGCCCGACACCGGCGTGACCGTCGCCGTCCCCCGGAACACGGCCGACGTGCTTCGGGTGACGCCGCTGGCGCACTACTTCGGCGCCGACGTCGTGCCCGGCGACCGCGCGGAGCTCCGGCTGGGGAACCAGCATGTCGAGCAGTTGGGGACGGGAGAGCGGTTGGAGCAGTCCGTCGACGACCTGCTCGGCCACGCGCTCGTGCTCGACAGCCTCGTCCGCATCGGCGGCTACTACTCGATGCCCCGCCTCGAGTACGACGAGCTCGGGGGCGAACTCCCGTTCTACCCGCCGGAGCTGTACGACGAGCCGATCCACCGACAGCTGCTCGAGTATCTCGAAGTGTCGTTCGACACGGTCCGCCCGTACGTCCCCGACTGGCCGGCCGTCGGGACGCTGCGCCCGACGGCGACCGACGCCGAGGCGGTGCCGTACCTCCTGAGCACGCTGGCCCGCGTCCACGTCACCGACGACGGCGTGCCGCGAACGCCGCCCGAGGCCGGGAAGCCGGTCGATCTCTCGACCAGCCTCGACGTTCCCCAGCACGTCGCCGCGCTTCCGCCCGCGGCCCGCGAGCGTGCAGCCGCTCACGAGCGACGACCGGCGGGCGGTGCCTCGGTGCTGTTCGTGGGGTTCGACCGCCCGGCACAGGACCGATTCGCCGGCGTCGACTGGGAGCGGTTCGACATCGACGACCCCCCGAGCGCGGAGTACCGACCCTCGGTCACCCGCGAGGAGCTCCGCGCGCTGCTCCGGGAGCCGTACGCTCACGTCCACTACGGGAACGGCGTCACCCAGTCGGGGTTCGTCTGTGCCGACGGCGTGCTCGGGTTCGACGACCTCCACGACGGCGTCGTCGGCTCCGTGACGTTCCAGTGGGGGCGGCCGTCGACGGCGGAGCTCGCCGGCCTGCACGACGCCGTCTCGGTCGCCTGCCTCACCGACGAGTCGCTCCCGCCGGGGACCGCCCAGGAGCTGGCGGTGTACCTCGCACTCGGCCGCTCAGTCGCGACGAGCGCCCGCCTCGCGGGGGTCGAGGGGGTCAGATACCTCGGCGACGCCACGCTCCCCGTCACCCGTCGCTCCGCCGGCCACCCCCCGTTCATCTCCCGCATCGAGCACGTCGGCCCCGACGAGTACCGCGTCGCTGTCGGGCTGGACTCCCGCGAACACGACCCGCTCGGCCGGGTCGCCACCAGTCGGTTCCGGAAGGCGCCGACAACCCACCAGCTCGCCGGCACGTGGCAGGAGTTCTCACAGCCGATCTCCCGTGCGGAGCTGGAGACGTATCTGGGGCACGACGGTATCTTCCGGTTCGACTGGTGTCCGGAGTCCGAGCAGTCCCCACCCCTGCCCGACGACCTGCTCTCGAAGTAGCCCGGTTCCGAGGGAGACTTACCACGTCGCCCCCAACGCCCGCTATGCGACCGCTCCTCCTCGTCGCGCTGCTCTCGCTGGTCGTCGCGCCCGCGGCAGTCGCGGCCCCCGCCGGGGCGTCGGCGCCCGCGACCCAGACCGACACCACGCTTTCGGGCACCGTCAGCTACCTGAACGGCAGCGCCGTCGCGGACGCGACGGTGATCGTCGGCAGCGGGGATCGCCTCGGGAACGCGACCGAGGACGAACTCCGCGAGATCGCGACCGACCCGCCCGACGACGTGGTGACGGCGACGACGAACGCCTCCGGTGGCTACAACGTGACCGTCCCGGGCGAGATCGACGCCGAGGTCGTCGTCGCCGTCTCCGAAGACGGCGCGAGCCGTCCCCGGAACTACGTCGCCGGCGAGATGGATCTCACCGTCCGCACGACCGAGCGGCTCACCTTCGAGCCGGGCGAGATCACCGCCGAACCCGGCGAGCGCGTCCGCGTCCCGTTCACGCTGAACAACACCGGCGACCAGGCGGTCGAGGGGCTCTCGCTCTCGCTGACGCTGCCCAACGGCTGGAACCACGTCTCCGCGACCTCCGAGACCGGCACGTACCACCAGAGCAACCGGACGTTCACGTGGGATAGCGTCCCCCCCGGCGAGAGCGTCGAGGCGGAGTTCCGGATCTTCGTCGGCCTGGACGCGATCAACGACTCGGCACGGACGTACGAGCTCGCGGTGTTCGCCGACAGCCGGACCCACCCGATCGGGGCGCCGGCGGCGGAGCTGACCGTCCGCTACCCGACCGAGCGAACCGACGCGGAGATCCCCGGCTTCGGCCCGACGAGCGCGATCGCGGCGATCGCCGCACTCGCCGGCGCGGCCGCGCTCGCCCGGCGGGACTGACCGACCCGCTTTTCTCCGTTCCGCCACCATCGGCGCCCGTGCGGGAGTTCACCCCGGAGTATCTCGACCACACGCGCCGTGGGATGTGGGAGTCGACGGCGGCGCTGGCGCCGCTGGATCTCGCGGACCGCGAGCGCGTGCTCGACGTCGGCTGCGGGACGGGCGAACTCGCCGGCGTGCTCGCCGCCGAGACGCCCGGCGAGGTGGTCGGCGTCGACGCCGACACGGAGCTGCTGGCGGTCGCCCGCGAGCGGACGGGCCTCCCGGTGCTCGCCGGCGACGCGACTCGGCTGCCGGTCCGCGACGGCGCGGCGGACCTGGTGGTCTGTCAGGCGCTGCTGATCAACCTCCCCGACCCCACCGCGGCGGTCCGGGAGTTCGCCCGCGTTTCCTCGGATCTCGTAGCCGCCATCGAACCGAACAACGCGGCGGTGGAGGTGTCCTCGACGGTCGACGCCGAGGAGCGACTGGAGCGGGAGGTCCGCGAGGCGTACCTCGCGGGCGTCGACACCGACGTGGCGATGGGTGAGCGCGTGCGCGACCTGTTTGAGAGCGCCGGGATCGAGCTGGTGGATCGGCGCACGTACCGCCACGAGAAACTGGTCGAACCCCCCTACAGCGAGCCGGCGATGGAGAGCGCGGCGCGGAAGGCCAGCGGCGCGGGGATCGCGGAACACGAGCGGGAACTGCGTAACGCCGGCGCGGACTACGACGAGCTCCGGGCGGCGTGGCGCGAGATGGGGCGTGAGGTGGTGGAGGAGATGGGCGCGGAGGCGTATCGGCGGCGCGAGGTCGTGCCGTTCGAGGTTACGGTGGGGCGAGTTTGAGTCGCGTCCCCGGCTATTTTACCGCTCCCGCGGGAGTCCCACCCCATGCCCTCCCGAATCAGCGAGATCGTGTTCAGCGAACCGTCCGGGCGCCTCCACTCGATCGTCATGTTCGCGAGCGCCGTCCTCTTCCTCGGGCTCTACGGCTACGTCCACGCCGACACCTCGGCGGAGTGGCTCCTCGTCATGGCGGCCGGGAACGTGCTCTCTGGGGTCGCGGAGTCGCTCCCGGCGGACCGACGGCGCGCGGCCGGTGCCTTCCGGATCGCGGCGGTCTCTGTGTTCCTCTGTCTGTTGATCGCGATGGTGGTCGCGCCCGAGTTCGTCTTCGAGTAGCCCTCCCTACACGGCCCCCATCGACGCCAGCAGCCGACATTTCCGACACACATCCGCAGACGTCGTCGACCCGCACTCCTCGCACTCGCCCAACTCATCGTCCTCGTCGCCGCCGTACGCCTCGGCGGCCAGCTCCGCCAGCTCCTCGTAGCCGGACATGATCGAGTGCCGCGTCCCGGGGTGGTCCTCCTCCAGTTCGAGCAGCAGCTCCTGGATCTCCCCGCGGTACGCCTCGCTGGCGTGGGGGCACTCGGTGATGTGCGCCGGCAGGTCGTTCACGTGGGCGTACAGCGCCACCTCCTTCTCCGGGATATCCCGCAGCGGCTTCGCCCGGGGGACGAACGCGTCGCTCTCCTCGCGGTCGTCGAACCCGCCGATGGAGGCGTCGAAATGTTTGGCGACCTGCTTCACGTCGCCCTCGAGGAAGTTCATCAGCGCCGTCTGGGCCTCGTCGTCGAGGTTATGGCCTGTCAGCAGCTTGTCGGCGCCCAACTCGTCGGCGTACTCCTCCAGCAGGTCCCGGCGGAACACGCCGCAGTACGCACAGGGCGCCATGTTCTCGGGGTCGTCCTCGACCACGTCGTCCATGCGGACGCCGAACTCCTCCTCGTAGCCGACGACCTCGTGTTCGATCCCCAGATCCTCGGTCAGCTCCTCGCTGGCGGCCAGCGACTCGTCGCGGTACCCCTCGATCCCCTCGTGGATCGACAGCGCCACCAGCTCTACGCGGCGGTCCTCGCCGAACGTATCCGCGAGGATCTCCGTGAGCACGACCGAGTCCTTCCCGCCCGAGAGGCCGATCACCCACGTCTCCGGCGCCTCTGGCGTCGCCTCGCGGGAGATCAGGCTGTCCTCGCGGATTCGGCGGCGCACCCGCTTCTCCACCGATCGCGTGAAGTGCTCCTCACAGAGGTGGGCCCCGGAGTAGGCGGCGTGCATGACCGCCTCCGACCCACACCGGTCACAGTCCATTTGCCCGCGCTAACCGACCGGCGGGGATAGGGGTTCCGCTCGTGGGGGCGGAGGCGACTCCCTGTCGACGCGGCGAGGCGGGTCACGATGCTCGCCCGGCATCGAACTTTGGTTTCGAAAGTACGACGCTTCTCGTACGTACGTTCCGAAGGCGCAAACGCACTAAAGGAGGAGCCCCTACACGTAGACAACCATGGGTACACGCACAGCACAGCTGAACATCACGGGCATGTCCTGTGCCAACTGCTCGGCGACGGTTGGCGACGCCCTGACGGAGCTCGATGGCGTGGTCGAGGCGAACGTCAACTACGCCACTGACGAGGGGTCCGTCGAGTACGATCCCGAGGCGGTGTCGCTCGGCGAGATCTACGACGCCGTCGAGGCGGCCGGTTACGGC
It encodes the following:
- a CDS encoding deoxyribonuclease IV; amino-acid sequence: MLKIGAHVSIAGGVDNAVERQVEIDGNCGQVFTHSPQVWDHGTIEDDEAEQFREETEEMLAGPWVIHSSYLVNLCTPKEDLRAKSRDSMQQEVDAADKLDIEYVNVHLGAHTGAGVEGGIENAANVIDSLDVPDGVTVLVESDAGSGTKLGGQFEHLATVIDETDEEIGVCLDTAHMFAAGYDLSTPEAVDETVAEFDDVVGTEYLHCIHLNDSKHECGTNKDEHAHIGDGYIGDDGMRRIVNHPQWRDQPFVLETPTEDGRSFAWNVDHVRELRDEE
- a CDS encoding NEW3 domain-containing protein — protein: MRPLLLVALLSLVVAPAAVAAPAGASAPATQTDTTLSGTVSYLNGSAVADATVIVGSGDRLGNATEDELREIATDPPDDVVTATTNASGGYNVTVPGEIDAEVVVAVSEDGASRPRNYVAGEMDLTVRTTERLTFEPGEITAEPGERVRVPFTLNNTGDQAVEGLSLSLTLPNGWNHVSATSETGTYHQSNRTFTWDSVPPGESVEAEFRIFVGLDAINDSARTYELAVFADSRTHPIGAPAAELTVRYPTERTDAEIPGFGPTSAIAAIAALAGAAALARRD
- a CDS encoding class I SAM-dependent methyltransferase, yielding MREFTPEYLDHTRRGMWESTAALAPLDLADRERVLDVGCGTGELAGVLAAETPGEVVGVDADTELLAVARERTGLPVLAGDATRLPVRDGAADLVVCQALLINLPDPTAAVREFARVSSDLVAAIEPNNAAVEVSSTVDAEERLEREVREAYLAGVDTDVAMGERVRDLFESAGIELVDRRTYRHEKLVEPPYSEPAMESAARKASGAGIAEHERELRNAGADYDELRAAWREMGREVVEEMGAEAYRRREVVPFEVTVGRV
- a CDS encoding TIGR00269 family protein, yielding MDCDRCGSEAVMHAAYSGAHLCEEHFTRSVEKRVRRRIREDSLISREATPEAPETWVIGLSGGKDSVVLTEILADTFGEDRRVELVALSIHEGIEGYRDESLAASEELTEDLGIEHEVVGYEEEFGVRMDDVVEDDPENMAPCAYCGVFRRDLLEEYADELGADKLLTGHNLDDEAQTALMNFLEGDVKQVAKHFDASIGGFDDREESDAFVPRAKPLRDIPEKEVALYAHVNDLPAHITECPHASEAYRGEIQELLLELEEDHPGTRHSIMSGYEELAELAAEAYGGDEDDELGECEECGSTTSADVCRKCRLLASMGAV